Proteins found in one Macrobrachium nipponense isolate FS-2020 chromosome 35, ASM1510439v2, whole genome shotgun sequence genomic segment:
- the LOC135208478 gene encoding 28 kDa heat- and acid-stable phosphoprotein-like yields the protein MYSTVLSYLMRLIYFIISGKHKGGRRQFTNFEALEEQKKKEEKEKQWRKTQGETDSEEEGEGEEKSSASSEESGSEEEEEGEGEDDQKERKPKGVAALIETENPNRVVNKTKKVTELSTTTSGAAAGKPQLSRREREEIEKQRATAHYRKMHAEGKTEEARSDLARLAIIRQQREEAAKKKEEERIAREEAAAAKKEKMARALNKKRS from the exons atgtacagtacagtacttaGTTACTTAATGAGactgatttatttcattatttcaggAAAGCATAAGGGTGGACGTCGTCAGTTCACAAACTTTGAGGCCTTAGaggagcaaaagaaaaaagaagagaaggaaaagcaGTGGAGA AAAACCCAGGGCGAGACAGACAGTGAagaggagggagaaggagaagagaagtcAAGCGCTAGCTCAGAAGAGTCCgggagtgaagaagaagaagaaggagagggagaggatgatcAGAAGGAAAGGAAACCCAAAGGAGTTGCTGCTTTAATTGAGACAGAAAATCCTAACCGTGTAGTAAATAAGACCAAGAAAGTTACTGAGTTAAGCACAACAACTAGTGGGGCGGCTGCTGGAAAACCTCAACTTTCTCGTCGTGAAAG AGAAGAAATTGAAAAGCAAAGAGCCACAGCTCATTATCGCAAAATGCATGCTGAAGGAAAAACAGAGGAGGCAAGGTCTGATTTGGCGCGTCTAGCAATCATCAGACAACAGAGAGAAGAAGCAGcaaaaaagaaggaagaggaaaggatTG cACGCGAGGAAGCTGCAGCtgcaaagaaagagaagatggcCAGGGCGTTAAACAAGAAAAGGAGTTGA